A stretch of Phyllobacterium zundukense DNA encodes these proteins:
- a CDS encoding ABC transporter substrate-binding protein: MRQLLAATILLAAGLHPAFAAEGTLVLYTSQPNTDAQQTADAFMAKNPGIKVEWVRDGTPKIMAKLRAEIEAGNPQPDVLLISDVVTMEGLKKEGRLLPFKDADTKGIDAALIDKDGTYFSTKLITTGIVYNTKAPFIPASWSDLTKPEAKNLVSMPSPLSSGAAMIHTVTLTGNLSQGWDYYAELAKNGAQAAGGNGDVLKAVSGGDKLFGMIVDYMPIREKVKGAPVEFVFPKEGVSAVTEPVAILSTAKNPEAAKAFVNFLLSEEGQKVAVKQGYIPARADAGLPAGYPDRSTIKVLNYDAAAALANDTANKEKFSEVMGQ, translated from the coding sequence ATGCGCCAACTTCTCGCTGCTACCATCCTCCTAGCCGCCGGTCTTCATCCGGCTTTTGCTGCCGAAGGCACTCTCGTGCTTTATACGAGCCAACCCAATACTGACGCACAGCAAACCGCCGATGCTTTCATGGCTAAAAATCCAGGCATCAAGGTCGAGTGGGTACGCGATGGCACACCAAAGATCATGGCGAAGCTGCGCGCCGAGATCGAAGCAGGCAATCCTCAGCCAGACGTCCTGTTGATCTCGGATGTTGTCACCATGGAAGGGCTCAAGAAGGAAGGGCGCCTGCTTCCGTTCAAGGACGCCGACACCAAAGGCATCGACGCGGCTTTGATCGACAAGGACGGAACCTATTTCTCCACCAAGCTGATCACCACGGGTATTGTCTATAACACCAAGGCTCCGTTCATTCCGGCAAGCTGGAGCGATCTGACGAAGCCGGAAGCCAAGAACCTTGTCAGCATGCCAAGCCCGCTCAGTTCCGGCGCAGCGATGATCCATACCGTGACGCTGACCGGCAATCTGTCACAAGGCTGGGATTATTACGCTGAACTCGCGAAGAATGGTGCCCAGGCCGCCGGTGGCAATGGCGACGTGCTCAAGGCAGTCAGCGGCGGCGACAAGCTCTTTGGCATGATCGTCGACTACATGCCGATCCGCGAAAAGGTCAAGGGCGCGCCGGTCGAATTCGTCTTCCCGAAGGAGGGCGTCTCTGCCGTCACTGAACCCGTTGCCATTCTGTCGACGGCAAAGAACCCTGAAGCGGCCAAGGCATTCGTCAATTTCCTTCTTTCGGAGGAGGGTCAGAAAGTCGCTGTCAAGCAGGGCTATATACCGGCCCGCGCCGATGCCGGGCTGCCGGCAGGCTACCCGGATCGTTCGACCATCAAGGTCCTGAACTACGACGCAGCTGCGGCACTGGCCAACGACACAGCCAACAAGGAAAAATTCAGCGAAGTGATGGGGCAGTAA
- a CDS encoding ABC transporter permease has protein sequence MRDARLSSLIILGIVFLLSLLPVLRLLLTAVAPGGEIDLSALANRLASPPVLRATLNTLDTSLFGALLALLIGAPFAVGIAMTDLPGRRTLGFLLLLPLMIAPQVMALSWLHLFGPSSTLLGAIGLAPPPGTANPLLGRNGIILLYAIQHAPIVFITLRAGLTRIPRDLVEAARSSGSTPLRVLLTIVLPMVRPYLVAATALAFVSGVGNFGIPALLGMPVNYLTLTTLIYQRIASFGPSVLPQVAALSVLIAMLALLGVTLQALALRRANHRFTAGTPARFTLGRWRLPLALLGWLAILFMLILPALALVTTALIPSFGVPLTWSTVTFSNFEEVLFRQASTSRAFRNSAVLAGSAALILALGAIPLSIGIERFSRLSQRILHGVIELPYALPGIVLAIACILLFLRPMPLIGGLYATAWIILAAYLMRFFALAMKPVTTAVGQISRDLDEAAAVSGARPMRRMLTITAPLAAPAAVAGALLVFMSAFNELTVSALLWSSGNETLGVVLFSLEEAGLGTQAAAIAVTTIIVVVLLLFVLDRLGKKLPAGVLPWR, from the coding sequence TTGCGCGATGCCCGTCTTTCCAGTCTCATCATCCTCGGCATTGTTTTTCTGCTAAGCCTGCTCCCCGTCTTGCGCCTGCTGCTGACCGCTGTTGCCCCCGGCGGTGAAATCGACCTTTCGGCCCTCGCAAACCGTCTCGCCAGCCCTCCAGTGTTGCGCGCCACCTTGAACACACTGGACACGTCCCTTTTCGGCGCCCTGCTGGCGCTGTTGATCGGGGCTCCTTTTGCCGTTGGCATTGCAATGACCGATCTGCCGGGGCGCCGGACCCTGGGCTTTCTGCTTCTGCTGCCGCTGATGATTGCGCCGCAGGTCATGGCGCTCTCCTGGCTGCATCTATTCGGTCCATCGAGCACGCTGCTCGGCGCCATTGGCCTCGCCCCACCGCCGGGCACAGCCAATCCACTGCTCGGCCGCAATGGCATCATCCTGCTCTATGCGATCCAACATGCGCCGATTGTGTTTATCACCCTGCGCGCGGGTCTGACGCGCATACCACGGGACTTGGTCGAAGCCGCGCGCTCGTCCGGTTCGACACCACTGCGCGTGCTTCTGACAATCGTCCTGCCAATGGTCCGGCCTTATCTGGTGGCGGCCACGGCCTTGGCATTTGTTTCCGGCGTGGGCAATTTCGGCATTCCTGCGCTTCTCGGCATGCCGGTCAATTATCTGACGCTGACCACCCTGATCTATCAGCGTATCGCCAGTTTCGGCCCCAGCGTCCTGCCGCAGGTCGCGGCGCTCTCCGTGCTCATTGCCATGCTTGCACTGCTTGGCGTTACACTGCAGGCATTGGCATTGCGTCGGGCAAACCATCGTTTCACCGCAGGCACGCCTGCGCGCTTTACACTCGGACGCTGGCGGCTGCCGCTCGCACTGCTTGGCTGGCTGGCGATCCTGTTCATGCTGATCCTGCCGGCTCTGGCATTAGTAACGACAGCGCTTATTCCGTCCTTCGGCGTGCCGCTTACCTGGTCAACAGTAACCTTCTCCAACTTCGAGGAAGTCCTGTTCCGCCAAGCCTCGACGAGCCGTGCATTCCGTAATTCTGCTGTGCTCGCTGGCAGTGCAGCGCTGATCCTCGCCCTCGGCGCCATTCCTTTGTCGATTGGTATCGAGCGTTTCTCGCGCCTGTCGCAACGTATTCTGCATGGCGTCATCGAACTGCCTTACGCATTGCCGGGCATTGTCCTGGCCATCGCCTGCATTCTTCTCTTCCTGCGGCCAATGCCGCTGATCGGCGGCCTCTACGCCACGGCCTGGATTATCCTTGCTGCCTATCTCATGCGCTTCTTCGCGCTGGCGATGAAACCGGTTACCACCGCCGTTGGACAAATCTCCCGTGACCTCGATGAAGCGGCGGCTGTCTCCGGCGCTCGCCCCATGCGCCGGATGCTGACGATCACTGCGCCCCTGGCAGCACCGGCGGCTGTTGCAGGCGCACTGCTTGTCTTCATGAGCGCATTCAATGAGCTGACCGTCTCGGCGCTGCTATGGTCAAGTGGCAACGAGACGCTGGGCGTTGTGCTGTTCAGCCTGGAGGAAGCTGGCCTCGGCACCCAGGCAGCAGCCATAGCCGTCACTACAATCATTGTAGTGGTCCTGCTTCTTTTCGTTCTGGACCGGCTTGGAAAAAAGCTGCCAGCAGGCGTTTTGCCCTGGCGGTAG
- a CDS encoding ABC transporter ATP-binding protein codes for MTEILIQNVTKRFGGTTALNDISIDFPSGSFTSLLGPSGCGKTTLLRLLAGFEAPDEGRILFADELIADARQQKLPEDRGVGVVFQSYALWPHMDVAENVAYPLKTRKVARNEIVGRVDAVLESVGLTGYAKRRIEELSGGQRQRVALARCLVADAKIILFDEPLANLDMHLRASMVEAFRDIHRRTRATIVYVTHDQSEALALSDRIAVMNAGNILQIASPAEVYHSPSDQKVAGFIGRGAVVSGTVMQRNGSSTLLDIVGHRVKARGEAGGADQVQVLLRPEAISLAEEGLVAVVKESTYRGPVHETQLQLVNGERLTLDCPTAVAIGEKVHVAVTDAWIIP; via the coding sequence ATGACTGAAATTCTCATCCAGAACGTGACAAAACGCTTTGGTGGAACAACCGCACTCAACGATATTTCGATCGATTTCCCCTCCGGATCGTTCACCTCACTGCTTGGACCGTCGGGCTGCGGAAAGACGACGTTGTTACGGTTGCTCGCCGGATTCGAGGCCCCGGATGAAGGTCGCATATTGTTCGCAGACGAACTGATCGCGGATGCCCGGCAGCAAAAATTGCCGGAAGACCGCGGCGTCGGTGTGGTATTCCAGTCCTATGCGTTGTGGCCGCATATGGATGTGGCCGAAAATGTCGCGTACCCGCTGAAGACACGCAAAGTTGCCCGCAATGAGATCGTCGGCCGCGTCGATGCCGTGCTTGAGAGTGTGGGTCTTACCGGCTACGCCAAGAGGCGGATCGAGGAACTGTCCGGCGGTCAACGCCAGCGCGTTGCCCTTGCGCGCTGCCTGGTGGCGGATGCCAAGATCATTCTCTTCGACGAGCCGCTTGCCAATCTCGACATGCACCTGCGGGCCTCCATGGTCGAGGCATTCCGTGACATTCATCGCCGCACGCGCGCGACGATCGTTTATGTCACGCACGATCAGTCGGAGGCCCTGGCTCTCTCGGACCGCATCGCTGTAATGAATGCGGGAAATATTCTGCAGATCGCCTCCCCTGCCGAGGTCTACCATTCGCCATCCGACCAGAAAGTTGCCGGGTTCATCGGACGCGGGGCGGTTGTGTCCGGAACGGTTATGCAGCGGAATGGATCATCGACCCTTCTTGACATTGTCGGTCATCGGGTGAAAGCGCGCGGAGAAGCAGGTGGCGCTGACCAAGTGCAAGTTCTGTTAAGGCCGGAAGCGATTAGCCTAGCCGAGGAGGGACTTGTGGCCGTTGTGAAGGAAAGCACCTATCGGGGGCCTGTGCACGAAACGCAGTTGCAACTTGTGAATGGGGAACGCCTGACTCTCGATTGCCCCACTGCGGTCGCGATTGGCGAAAAGGTGCATGTTGCCGTCACTGACGCCTGGATTATTCCGTAG
- a CDS encoding efflux RND transporter periplasmic adaptor subunit, whose amino-acid sequence MKRIGLVIAVPVIVGVGYFLAYPELSLRASAPDTAAVPSAFLSAGNSTMAAAGKRRKASAVPLVAVAEAKSEDVPITKTVVGTIEPVDTVAIRPQIDGVVVADNVTDGQMVKAGDVLFRLDDRAIRAMIDRDQAQLTKDQASLVAANLDLAGAQDLEKRHVDTNQQVYQSEAAVKVLESSIAMDKAQIEADQVQLSYMTISAPIDGRVGVVSTSIGNLVRTADTGSGLLTITRTVPLRVSFTVAESDLPALRKVVAEHPTAVQIKLPGSSDTIATGTLNFIDSSVDTASGTIVLKADVANTDGALWPGQYVTAIVDMSVHKDATTVPLIAVQQGNDGSFVFLVHADKTVAMQPVTLATTVGDIAVIASGIKPGDQVVVDGQLHLQDGATVQTTEAQTSDTPPVAENVGAASVEASK is encoded by the coding sequence ATGAAGCGCATCGGCCTTGTGATTGCAGTCCCTGTCATCGTCGGCGTCGGCTATTTCCTTGCTTATCCCGAATTGTCCCTGCGTGCCTCGGCGCCCGATACGGCTGCTGTGCCGTCAGCATTCCTCTCGGCTGGTAACAGCACCATGGCAGCGGCAGGAAAACGACGGAAAGCTTCCGCTGTGCCGCTTGTTGCCGTCGCCGAGGCGAAGTCGGAGGACGTCCCGATCACCAAGACTGTGGTCGGGACGATTGAACCTGTCGATACAGTTGCCATTCGACCGCAGATTGATGGTGTTGTCGTTGCCGATAACGTCACTGATGGTCAGATGGTGAAAGCCGGCGATGTGCTCTTCCGTCTCGACGATCGGGCCATCCGGGCCATGATCGACAGGGACCAGGCTCAGCTCACCAAGGACCAGGCCAGTCTGGTCGCTGCCAACCTGGATCTGGCCGGTGCGCAGGATCTTGAGAAGCGGCATGTCGACACGAACCAGCAGGTTTACCAGTCCGAGGCCGCCGTAAAGGTACTGGAATCTTCCATCGCCATGGACAAGGCACAGATTGAAGCCGACCAGGTACAGCTGTCCTATATGACGATCAGCGCGCCGATCGACGGACGCGTTGGTGTCGTCAGCACGTCAATAGGCAATCTGGTTCGCACGGCCGACACAGGAAGCGGCCTCTTGACGATCACCAGGACGGTGCCCCTTCGCGTCTCGTTCACAGTGGCCGAAAGCGACCTGCCAGCCCTGAGGAAAGTTGTGGCTGAGCATCCCACCGCCGTTCAGATCAAACTTCCCGGCAGCAGCGATACGATTGCAACCGGCACGTTGAATTTTATCGATTCCAGCGTCGACACCGCTTCCGGCACCATCGTGCTGAAGGCCGATGTGGCCAATACTGACGGCGCACTTTGGCCCGGTCAATATGTGACCGCAATAGTTGATATGAGCGTTCACAAAGACGCAACAACTGTGCCGTTGATCGCTGTCCAGCAGGGTAACGACGGATCCTTCGTCTTCCTCGTCCATGCAGACAAGACCGTCGCAATGCAGCCGGTCACACTTGCCACGACCGTTGGTGATATCGCTGTCATAGCGTCCGGCATCAAGCCTGGAGATCAGGTCGTCGTTGATGGTCAGCTCCATCTGCAGGATGGAGCGACGGTGCAGACGACCGAGGCGCAGACATCTGACACCCCTCCGGTTGCCGAGAACGTTGGTGCTGCCTCAGTCGAGGCCTCCAAATGA
- a CDS encoding efflux RND transporter permease subunit, which translates to MNISSIFIRRPIATILLSIALAASGLFAYKFLPVAALPEVDFPIITVSAKLPGAAPDTMANAVATPLIKQFSTIQAISTISATSTLGSTQITLEFDLNRNIDQAAADVEAAIASTLRRLPSNMTTPPSYRKTNPADAPVVLVALQSDTMQLSKLDDYAENVMSPAFSTITGVGEVQVLGAKEYAVRVEVDPNAVTARGIGLDELTNAVAANNSIAPVGTISSPTQQMAIEADTQAQNADTFRQIIVASPNGKLVRLGDVARVVDSVATTQTESRYDGKPSLVLAVFRQPGANTVDVVDRVKAILPQFQQDLGPTASIHTLNDRSASIRQAVSDVQFTLILTIALVIMVIFVFLRRLSATMIPIIAVPLSLIATLGAMYVLGFSIDNISLLGLTLSVGLVVDDAIVMLENITRHIEDGMSPREAALKGSAEIGFTIISITTSLVAVFIPILLMGGVVGRIFNEFAVVVTVAIVASALVSLTLTPMLCSHLRGEKHGKGDAKKPFTERVFDIVQSGYARVLDLCLRARPVILAVFLLTVVATVYLFYTINKGFLPTEDIGQLSISTEARQDISFEAMVALQKQVADAISSRPYVAHIVSNVGGGFNSSSLNQGRFFVELKPKAERAPLESVLSDLRRTLAKVPGINSYPVAVQNLRIGGVSSNAQYQYVLQSVSAADLYPWSQKIMLAMQQERNTFIDVSSNLQNNALQANLVIDQDKAQLLGINSDQLRNTLYYAFGTNQASTIFSTGDSYQVILELDPAIPWTTDKLDQMQIRSTTTNKLIPLSAFAHVERKTGLLAVSQLGQLPAVTISFNLPQGVALSQAVQELDALKTQLNVPGTITSTFTGTAKVFEQSLANQGLLVGAAILTIYIVLGILYESFVHPLTILTGLPAAAAGALATLEVFGYDLSVIAIIGILMLIGIVKKNAIMMIDFALARQRAGETSFDAIREACLVRFRPIMMTTFAALMGTIPIAIGAGASSELRQPLGVAVVGGLVVSQILTLFITPVIFLYMEDLSRALNTLGNRLVGKHAPDTVAAE; encoded by the coding sequence ATGAACATTTCATCCATTTTCATCCGGCGGCCCATTGCGACGATACTGCTTTCAATTGCGCTCGCCGCCTCCGGCCTTTTTGCCTACAAGTTTCTGCCGGTTGCCGCGCTGCCGGAAGTCGATTTTCCGATTATAACGGTCTCGGCCAAACTTCCGGGAGCTGCCCCGGATACAATGGCCAACGCGGTCGCAACGCCGCTCATCAAACAGTTTTCGACAATCCAGGCCATTTCCACGATCAGCGCGACCAGCACGCTCGGTTCAACGCAGATCACCCTCGAATTCGATCTCAACCGCAATATCGATCAGGCTGCCGCTGATGTCGAAGCAGCCATCGCCAGCACCTTGCGGCGACTGCCCTCCAACATGACCACTCCGCCGAGCTACCGGAAAACCAATCCGGCCGATGCGCCGGTGGTTCTTGTCGCTTTGCAAAGCGACACGATGCAGCTGTCAAAGCTTGATGACTACGCCGAAAACGTGATGTCTCCGGCTTTCTCAACGATCACGGGCGTGGGTGAAGTCCAGGTCCTCGGCGCCAAGGAATATGCGGTGCGCGTTGAGGTCGATCCCAATGCCGTAACGGCTCGCGGGATAGGTCTGGACGAATTGACGAACGCCGTAGCCGCCAACAATTCGATTGCACCCGTCGGCACGATATCTAGCCCGACACAACAGATGGCGATCGAGGCCGATACCCAAGCCCAAAATGCCGATACATTTCGCCAAATCATCGTCGCGTCTCCTAACGGCAAGCTTGTTCGCCTTGGCGACGTGGCGCGGGTCGTGGATTCAGTCGCCACCACTCAAACGGAGAGCAGATATGATGGCAAGCCATCTCTGGTACTGGCAGTATTTCGCCAGCCTGGCGCCAATACGGTCGACGTCGTGGATCGCGTCAAGGCTATACTTCCACAGTTCCAGCAAGATCTCGGCCCAACAGCCAGTATCCACACCCTGAACGATCGTTCTGCCTCGATCCGGCAGGCGGTTTCCGATGTGCAGTTTACGCTCATTCTCACCATCGCCCTGGTGATCATGGTTATCTTCGTGTTCCTGCGCCGGCTGTCCGCCACCATGATCCCGATCATCGCGGTGCCGCTATCGCTGATCGCCACGCTGGGGGCAATGTACGTGCTCGGCTTTTCGATCGACAACATTTCCCTCCTTGGCCTCACACTCTCGGTGGGATTGGTCGTCGACGACGCAATCGTCATGCTCGAGAACATCACGCGGCACATCGAAGATGGCATGTCCCCGCGCGAAGCAGCATTGAAGGGCAGCGCGGAGATCGGTTTTACCATCATATCGATCACCACGTCTCTCGTTGCCGTTTTCATACCCATTCTGCTCATGGGCGGCGTCGTTGGGCGTATCTTCAATGAATTCGCGGTCGTCGTTACCGTTGCTATCGTTGCCTCGGCACTGGTATCGCTGACGTTGACGCCCATGTTGTGCAGCCACCTTCGCGGGGAAAAGCATGGCAAGGGCGACGCGAAGAAGCCATTCACGGAACGCGTTTTCGACATCGTACAGTCCGGTTATGCACGCGTCCTCGATCTTTGCCTGCGTGCCCGGCCAGTGATCCTCGCCGTATTTTTGCTGACGGTGGTTGCGACGGTCTATCTCTTCTACACGATCAATAAGGGGTTCCTTCCGACGGAAGACATCGGCCAATTGTCGATTTCAACCGAAGCGCGGCAGGATATTTCGTTCGAAGCCATGGTGGCGCTGCAGAAACAGGTGGCCGATGCGATATCCAGCCGGCCCTATGTGGCGCACATCGTTTCCAATGTTGGTGGCGGCTTCAATTCCTCCAGTCTCAATCAGGGACGATTCTTTGTCGAGTTGAAACCGAAAGCGGAACGTGCGCCGCTCGAGAGTGTACTCAGCGATCTTCGCCGGACGCTGGCTAAAGTACCCGGCATCAACAGCTATCCGGTTGCCGTACAAAATCTGCGGATTGGCGGTGTCTCGTCCAATGCGCAATACCAATATGTTCTCCAAAGCGTCAGCGCGGCTGATCTCTATCCCTGGTCGCAGAAAATCATGCTGGCGATGCAGCAGGAGCGGAATACCTTCATCGATGTTTCGAGCAACCTGCAGAACAATGCGCTGCAGGCCAATCTCGTCATCGATCAGGACAAGGCGCAACTCCTCGGCATCAATTCTGATCAGCTTCGCAACACGCTGTACTATGCGTTCGGCACCAATCAGGCATCGACGATATTTTCGACGGGTGACAGCTACCAGGTCATACTCGAACTCGACCCGGCGATTCCATGGACCACCGACAAGCTCGATCAGATGCAGATCAGGTCAACGACAACCAACAAGCTGATACCGCTTTCCGCCTTCGCCCACGTCGAACGCAAGACGGGCCTGCTTGCGGTCAGTCAACTGGGTCAGCTGCCCGCCGTCACGATCTCTTTCAATCTGCCGCAAGGGGTGGCGCTCAGCCAGGCCGTACAGGAACTCGACGCGCTGAAAACGCAACTCAATGTTCCTGGCACCATTACCTCCACCTTCACCGGTACGGCCAAGGTGTTCGAGCAATCGCTTGCCAATCAGGGCCTGCTCGTCGGTGCTGCAATCCTGACGATCTATATCGTCCTGGGAATTCTCTACGAAAGTTTTGTCCACCCGCTCACCATCCTCACCGGGCTGCCAGCCGCCGCCGCGGGTGCGCTCGCCACGCTGGAAGTGTTCGGCTACGACCTCAGCGTCATCGCGATCATCGGCATCCTGATGCTGATCGGTATCGTCAAGAAGAATGCCATCATGATGATCGATTTTGCGCTTGCCCGTCAAAGAGCCGGTGAGACTTCGTTCGATGCCATACGCGAGGCCTGCCTCGTGCGTTTCCGGCCGATCATGATGACAACATTCGCCGCGCTGATGGGTACCATTCCCATCGCCATCGGTGCAGGCGCCAGCTCAGAGCTCCGCCAGCCGCTCGGTGTGGCTGTTGTCGGCGGGCTTGTCGTCTCGCAGATCCTGACGCTGTTCATCACGCCGGTCATCTTTCTCTACATGGAAGACCTGTCGCGAGCACTGAACACATTGGGGAACAGGCTTGTTGGCAAGCATGCACCTGATACCGTTGCTGCTGAGTGA
- the trhA gene encoding PAQR family membrane homeostasis protein TrhA, giving the protein MRKRSTSAISAVTYRNYSLAELRADSAIHITGVILAIVGSIALLSVMVDHTAVGAYVATTIYLTTLVLSITISAVYNVWPISPVKRLLRRFDHSAIYLLIAGTYTPFMAKSGTWWLLATVWAIAAAGVLLKLLKPNRFDRLSIGLYLALGWSGVAAYQELAGALSASILWLILAGGLVYSFGVIFHIVERMPFHNAIWHGLVLIAASIHFAAVCSTVV; this is encoded by the coding sequence ATGCGCAAACGAAGCACATCTGCAATATCTGCCGTAACTTACCGGAACTATTCCCTTGCCGAATTGCGGGCCGATAGCGCCATCCATATCACTGGCGTCATCCTGGCAATCGTTGGATCGATCGCGCTTCTGTCCGTCATGGTCGATCATACAGCGGTAGGCGCATATGTGGCGACGACGATCTATCTGACAACGCTCGTGCTCTCGATAACGATTTCCGCGGTCTACAATGTGTGGCCCATCTCGCCAGTGAAACGGCTGCTGCGGCGCTTCGATCACTCGGCGATCTATCTACTGATCGCCGGGACGTATACGCCGTTCATGGCCAAGAGCGGAACGTGGTGGCTTCTGGCAACCGTGTGGGCAATCGCGGCGGCTGGGGTTCTGCTGAAACTCCTGAAACCGAATCGGTTCGACAGATTGTCGATCGGCCTGTACCTGGCGCTCGGCTGGAGCGGTGTAGCGGCTTATCAGGAACTCGCCGGCGCGCTTTCCGCTTCGATCCTTTGGCTCATCTTGGCCGGCGGGCTGGTCTATTCCTTCGGCGTGATCTTCCACATCGTGGAGCGGATGCCTTTTCACAATGCGATATGGCATGGGTTGGTGTTGATCGCGGCGAGCATCCACTTCGCGGCAGTCTGTTCCACGGTGGTTTAG
- a CDS encoding LacI family DNA-binding transcriptional regulator, with the protein MTLEDVAREAGVSLATVDRVVNGRIGVHARTIERVNAAIKQLGFLPDPHASRLARGRDYDFRIILPTGENEFMQALAAEFRATRERHLQERVRLSIQHVDTFDGIALAAALEKLPSGIDGVAVVALDHPAVTEAINALADAGVVVLTLVSDVPNSRRAHYVGIDNFAAGRTAASLIGRFVGPRKGKVGMIAGSLALRDHIERQFGFEQILSREYPNLEVLPVREARDENARVEAVSRSLLQDHPDLVAIYNAGGGQAGVIAALEATGRVSDVIFVAHELTPSTRRHLVRGTVDALINQDAGHMARSTARILTALREGRPIVPGQEHIRIDIFLRDNMP; encoded by the coding sequence ATGACGCTCGAAGACGTCGCCCGAGAAGCCGGTGTCAGTCTCGCAACGGTTGATCGTGTCGTGAACGGGAGGATTGGTGTGCATGCGCGCACCATCGAGCGTGTCAACGCGGCCATCAAACAGCTCGGCTTTCTGCCCGATCCGCATGCGTCTCGTCTGGCGCGCGGTCGCGATTATGACTTCCGTATCATTTTGCCGACCGGTGAAAATGAATTCATGCAGGCGCTTGCCGCCGAGTTCCGCGCCACTCGCGAACGTCACCTGCAGGAGCGGGTGCGCCTGTCGATCCAGCACGTTGATACGTTCGACGGCATTGCACTTGCCGCCGCGCTGGAAAAACTGCCGTCGGGGATTGACGGCGTCGCCGTGGTTGCGCTCGATCATCCCGCCGTTACCGAAGCAATCAATGCATTGGCCGATGCAGGCGTTGTCGTTCTCACTCTTGTCTCGGACGTGCCGAATTCGCGCCGGGCCCATTATGTCGGCATCGACAATTTTGCCGCCGGCCGCACTGCCGCCTCGCTGATTGGCCGCTTCGTAGGCCCGCGCAAGGGCAAGGTCGGCATGATCGCGGGCTCGCTCGCGTTGCGTGACCACATCGAGCGCCAGTTCGGCTTCGAGCAGATTCTTTCACGCGAATACCCCAATCTCGAAGTGCTGCCCGTGCGCGAGGCCCGCGACGAGAATGCTCGGGTTGAGGCGGTCAGCCGCTCGCTCCTGCAGGATCACCCGGACCTCGTGGCTATTTACAATGCCGGTGGCGGACAGGCGGGTGTCATCGCCGCACTGGAGGCAACAGGCCGGGTATCCGATGTAATTTTCGTCGCGCATGAACTGACCCCCTCGACCCGGCGCCACCTCGTGCGAGGCACGGTCGACGCGCTCATCAACCAGGACGCCGGGCATATGGCGCGCAGCACTGCGCGTATTTTGACAGCACTGCGCGAAGGACGCCCGATCGTCCCCGGACAGGAACACATCCGCATAGATATTTTTCTCAGGGACAACATGCCCTGA